One window from the genome of Streptococcus salivarius encodes:
- a CDS encoding EbsA family protein, which translates to MIKIFGKYRYHWQPELSWLIIYWSLAITPIFIAAALLFELYSVPSHILMLFTIFVALFGLGFHRYFIIEDHGILRIVSFNIFKPRKVKISDIEKVEVIKTGLSLIFKNGKKRQFYMRKWPKKYFLDALALHPDFKGEVELLDHMTNFDYFAFYEESKKALKLKLRK; encoded by the coding sequence ATGATTAAAATTTTCGGCAAGTATCGTTACCATTGGCAACCCGAATTATCTTGGCTAATCATCTACTGGTCTTTAGCCATCACGCCAATCTTTATTGCGGCGGCCCTTCTGTTCGAGTTGTACTCGGTGCCCTCACATATTTTGATGCTCTTCACTATTTTCGTTGCCTTGTTTGGTTTAGGATTCCATCGTTACTTTATTATTGAAGATCATGGGATTCTGCGTATTGTTTCTTTCAATATTTTTAAACCACGCAAAGTGAAAATTAGTGATATTGAAAAAGTCGAAGTTATTAAAACTGGCTTGAGCCTTATTTTTAAAAATGGTAAAAAACGTCAGTTTTATATGAGAAAGTGGCCAAAGAAATATTTCTTAGATGCTTTAGCGCTTCACCCTGATTTCAAAGGTGAGGTAGAGCTATTGGATCATATGACTAACTTTGATTACTTTGCCTTTTATGAGGAATCAAAAAAAGCCCTCAAGCTTAAACTTCGCAAATAA
- a CDS encoding GNAT family N-acetyltransferase, translating to MIRLAKFEDIPRLQELLEQILIVHHQARPDVFKSEGSKFTDAELEAVINDSKKPVFVYEDDEGRILGHLFLMIKEETEKDGPQKAVKTLFIDDLCVDKDARGQKLGEKLYQFALDYAKELGCYNLTLHVWNDNAGALRFYERLGMKPRYTEMETILK from the coding sequence ATGATTCGTTTAGCAAAATTTGAAGATATTCCAAGATTGCAGGAATTATTGGAGCAGATTCTTATTGTTCATCATCAAGCACGCCCTGATGTTTTTAAGTCAGAAGGCAGTAAATTTACAGATGCAGAGTTAGAAGCAGTAATTAATGATTCAAAAAAACCTGTGTTTGTGTACGAGGATGACGAAGGGCGTATCTTGGGCCATCTTTTCTTAATGATTAAAGAAGAAACTGAAAAAGATGGTCCACAAAAGGCTGTTAAGACTCTTTTTATTGATGATTTATGTGTTGATAAGGATGCTCGAGGTCAAAAATTAGGAGAAAAGCTTTACCAATTTGCCTTGGACTATGCTAAGGAGCTAGGTTGTTATAATCTGACACTTCACGTATGGAATGATAATGCAGGTGCTCTACGTTTTTACGAACGTTTAGGTATGAAACCGAGATATACAGAAATGGAAACTATCCTAAAATAA
- a CDS encoding SAG1386/EF1546 family surface-associated protein: MSKKPWEDKVSDEELEEVVDADFLDDEDEFEDYEEEEDVTPSDEKREKGGGFINSSFLTVLLGLFFVIVVCILFFVFYTSNVGGNKTAESKESSGFYSSSTSKVVKSSSSEKDSNKDEESEKSNTEKSSKEKSSSTKASSSSKHVVKEDATESAETTPSSATAAADGSSIVVQSGEGAGSIAARAGISVDELERLNPDHMTNGYWYANPGDVVNVQ, translated from the coding sequence ATGAGTAAAAAACCATGGGAAGATAAGGTTTCTGACGAAGAGTTGGAAGAAGTAGTTGACGCTGATTTTCTAGATGATGAAGATGAGTTTGAGGATTATGAAGAAGAAGAGGATGTAACTCCTTCTGATGAAAAACGCGAAAAAGGTGGCGGCTTCATTAATTCATCATTCTTGACAGTCTTGCTTGGATTATTCTTTGTTATTGTTGTATGTATTTTGTTCTTTGTTTTCTATACTTCAAATGTCGGTGGAAACAAAACTGCGGAATCTAAGGAATCATCTGGATTCTACTCATCATCAACTAGCAAAGTTGTTAAATCTTCATCTAGCGAGAAAGACTCAAACAAAGATGAGGAAAGTGAGAAATCTAATACAGAAAAATCTTCAAAAGAAAAATCATCTTCAACTAAAGCATCAAGCTCTTCTAAACATGTAGTAAAAGAAGATGCAACTGAGTCAGCTGAGACAACACCATCAAGCGCTACGGCAGCAGCAGATGGTTCATCAATTGTTGTTCAATCTGGTGAAGGTGCTGGTTCAATCGCCGCACGTGCAGGTATTTCTGTAGATGAATTGGAACGTCTTAACCCTGATCACATGACAAATGGTTACTGGTATGCTAACCCAGGTGACGTCGTTAACGTTCAATAA
- the cmk gene encoding (d)CMP kinase, protein MKDIRIAIDGPASSGKSTVAKIIAKNLGYTYLDTGAMYRSATYLALQNGLTEENVPEILEQLSQYPISFGKAADGSQQVYVGDVDITHPIRDNQVTNNVSWVAAIPEVRQELVAQQQRIAQDGAIIMDGRDIGTVVLPDAELKIFLIASVDERAERRYKENIEKGIPADLETLKKEIAERDYKDSHRKVSPLKPAEDAITFDTTGVSINGVVEFIQEKAKKIIDKG, encoded by the coding sequence ATGAAAGATATTAGAATTGCTATTGATGGTCCTGCGTCAAGTGGAAAAAGTACAGTAGCCAAGATTATTGCAAAAAATCTTGGCTATACTTATCTTGACACAGGTGCCATGTACCGATCTGCAACTTATTTGGCCTTGCAGAATGGTTTAACTGAGGAAAATGTACCAGAAATTTTGGAGCAACTATCTCAATATCCGATTTCATTCGGAAAAGCAGCAGATGGTAGTCAGCAAGTTTATGTAGGTGATGTCGATATTACACACCCAATTCGTGATAACCAAGTTACAAATAATGTTTCTTGGGTCGCAGCTATTCCTGAAGTGCGTCAAGAACTCGTTGCGCAACAACAACGTATCGCTCAAGATGGGGCTATTATCATGGATGGTCGTGATATCGGAACCGTGGTTTTGCCTGATGCAGAACTCAAGATTTTCTTGATTGCTTCAGTTGATGAACGTGCGGAACGTCGTTATAAGGAAAATATCGAAAAAGGTATCCCTGCTGACCTTGAGACTCTAAAAAAAGAAATTGCTGAACGTGACTATAAAGATAGTCATCGTAAGGTGTCACCTCTTAAACCAGCGGAAGATGCCATCACTTTTGATACTACAGGTGTGTCTATTAATGGTGTTGTGGAATTTATTCAAGAAAAAGCAAAAAAAATTATTGACAAAGGATGA
- a CDS encoding 4-oxalocrotonate tautomerase, translating to MPFVKIDLFEGRTEEQKIELAREVTEVVSRVAKAPKEAIHVFINDMPEGTYYPHGEMKKKN from the coding sequence ATGCCATTTGTAAAGATTGATCTCTTTGAAGGTCGTACTGAAGAACAAAAAATCGAACTTGCTCGCGAAGTTACTGAGGTTGTATCACGTGTTGCCAAAGCACCTAAAGAAGCCATTCATGTTTTCATTAATGATATGCCAGAGGGAACTTACTACCCACATGGTGAAATGAAGAAGAAAAACTAA
- the rplT gene encoding 50S ribosomal protein L20 — translation MARVKGGVVSRKRRKRVLKLAKGYYGAKHILFRTAKEQVMNSYYYAYRDRRQKKRDFRKLWITRINAAARLNGLSYSQLMHGLKLAEIEVNRKMLADLAVKDAAAFTALADAAKAKLGK, via the coding sequence ATGGCTCGTGTTAAAGGTGGCGTTGTATCACGCAAACGTCGTAAACGTGTATTGAAACTTGCTAAAGGTTACTATGGTGCAAAACACATCTTGTTCCGTACTGCAAAAGAACAAGTAATGAACTCTTACTACTATGCATACCGTGACCGTCGTCAAAAGAAACGTGATTTCCGTAAACTTTGGATCACACGTATCAATGCGGCAGCTCGTTTGAATGGTTTGTCATACTCACAATTGATGCACGGTTTGAAATTGGCTGAAATCGAAGTTAACCGTAAAATGCTTGCTGATTTGGCAGTTAAAGATGCAGCAGCTTTCACAGCTCTTGCAGATGCAGCTAAAGCAAAACTTGGTAAATAA
- the pepV gene encoding dipeptidase PepV gives MTIDFRAEVDKRKDALMEDLFGLLRINSERDDSKVDDKHPFGPGPVKALEHFLALAERDGYKTRNIDNYAGDFEFGQGDEVLGIFAHLDVVPAGSGWDTDPYEPVIKDGKLYARGSSDDKGPTMACYYALKIIKELELPVSKRVRFIVGTDEESGWGDMDYYFAHNGLKDPDFGFSPDAEFPIINGEKGNITAYLHFEGQNDGEFSLVSFNGGLRENMVPESASADFTGPITLKEIEAKLKDFVADQEVTGQVIEEAGIFHVTIHGKSAHGMMPQNGINGATYLALFLSQFDFQGNAKKYLDLIAETLHKDFFGEKVGLAYTDPKMGELTMNAGVFHFNKESADNTIALNFRYPQGVDTDAIKDGLEKLEGPKAVSLSEHGHVPHYVPVDDPMVETLLSVYEKQTGLKGHEQIIGGGTFGRLLKRGVAYGAMFPGYVNTMHQANEFTEVEDLYRAAAIYAEAIYELIK, from the coding sequence ATGACAATTGATTTTCGTGCCGAAGTTGATAAGCGCAAAGATGCCTTGATGGAGGACCTTTTTGGTCTTTTGCGTATTAACTCAGAACGTGATGACAGTAAGGTTGATGATAAGCACCCATTTGGTCCTGGACCAGTAAAAGCTTTGGAACATTTTCTTGCTTTAGCTGAACGTGATGGTTATAAAACTCGTAATATTGATAATTATGCTGGTGACTTTGAATTTGGTCAAGGTGATGAAGTATTGGGTATCTTTGCACACTTGGATGTAGTTCCAGCTGGGAGTGGTTGGGATACAGATCCTTATGAACCTGTAATCAAAGATGGCAAACTTTATGCTCGTGGGTCATCAGATGATAAAGGCCCAACAATGGCTTGTTACTATGCCTTGAAAATTATTAAAGAACTCGAGCTTCCAGTATCTAAGCGTGTGCGTTTCATTGTTGGTACTGATGAAGAATCTGGTTGGGGCGATATGGATTATTACTTCGCTCATAATGGGTTGAAAGATCCTGATTTTGGTTTTTCACCTGATGCAGAATTTCCAATTATCAATGGTGAAAAGGGTAATATTACAGCTTATCTCCATTTTGAAGGTCAAAATGATGGAGAATTTAGCCTTGTGTCTTTTAATGGTGGTTTGCGTGAAAATATGGTTCCTGAATCTGCAAGTGCAGATTTCACTGGACCTATCACTTTGAAAGAAATCGAGGCTAAATTAAAAGACTTTGTTGCTGACCAAGAGGTGACTGGTCAAGTGATTGAAGAAGCAGGTATTTTTCATGTGACTATTCATGGGAAATCTGCTCATGGTATGATGCCTCAAAATGGTATTAATGGAGCAACCTACTTGGCACTCTTCCTTAGCCAATTTGATTTTCAAGGTAATGCTAAAAAGTATTTGGATTTAATTGCTGAAACATTGCATAAAGATTTCTTTGGTGAAAAAGTAGGTCTTGCTTACACAGATCCTAAGATGGGTGAATTGACCATGAATGCTGGGGTGTTTCATTTCAATAAGGAATCAGCAGATAATACAATCGCTTTGAATTTCCGCTACCCTCAAGGGGTTGATACGGACGCTATTAAGGATGGTCTTGAAAAACTTGAAGGTCCTAAGGCAGTTAGTCTCTCAGAACATGGTCATGTGCCACATTATGTACCAGTTGATGATCCTATGGTAGAGACTCTTCTTTCAGTCTATGAGAAACAAACAGGACTTAAAGGTCATGAACAAATTATTGGTGGTGGGACATTTGGACGTCTCCTAAAACGTGGTGTTGCCTATGGAGCTATGTTCCCTGGTTATGTCAACACTATGCACCAAGCGAATGAGTTTACTGAGGTTGAAGACTTGTACCGTGCAGCTGCCATTTATGCAGAAGCTATCTATGAGTTAATCAAATAA
- a CDS encoding uracil-DNA glycosylase family protein: METLDELTQAIMADEQNKVYTEQGIKPLFSIPKTARINIVGQAPGIRAQESGLYWNDPSGDNLRDWMGVSREEFYESGMFAIVPMDFYFPGHGKSGDLPPRKGFADKWHEKVLALAPDIQLTILVGNYAQHYYLHQKSSAKLTDTVKHYKDYLPEFFPLVHPSPRNNIWQAKNPWFMEEVVPDLKALVKKILSR; this comes from the coding sequence ATGGAAACACTCGATGAATTAACACAAGCCATTATGGCTGATGAACAAAATAAAGTTTATACGGAACAAGGTATAAAACCCTTGTTTTCCATTCCAAAAACGGCTCGGATTAATATCGTTGGACAAGCTCCTGGTATTCGTGCCCAAGAGTCTGGCCTTTACTGGAATGATCCTAGTGGTGATAATCTCAGGGATTGGATGGGGGTTTCACGCGAAGAATTCTATGAATCTGGTATGTTTGCTATTGTACCAATGGATTTTTATTTCCCAGGTCATGGTAAATCAGGTGATTTACCTCCTCGCAAAGGATTTGCAGATAAGTGGCATGAGAAAGTTCTTGCTTTAGCTCCTGATATCCAATTGACGATTTTAGTAGGTAATTATGCACAGCATTACTATTTACATCAAAAATCGTCAGCAAAATTAACAGATACAGTTAAGCATTACAAAGATTATCTACCAGAGTTTTTCCCTCTCGTTCATCCTTCTCCTCGAAATAATATTTGGCAAGCAAAAAATCCATGGTTTATGGAAGAAGTAGTTCCAGATTTGAAGGCCTTGGTCAAAAAAATCTTAAGTCGATGA
- the rpmI gene encoding 50S ribosomal protein L35 gives MPKQKTHRASAKRFKRTGSGGLKRFRAFTSHRFHGKTKKQRRHLRKASMVHSGDFKRIKSMLSQMR, from the coding sequence ATGCCAAAACAAAAAACACACCGCGCATCAGCTAAACGTTTCAAACGTACAGGTTCAGGTGGATTGAAACGCTTCCGTGCCTTCACATCTCACCGTTTCCACGGTAAAACTAAAAAACAACGTCGTCACCTTCGTAAAGCATCAATGGTACATTCAGGTGACTTTAAACGTATCAAATCAATGCTTTCACAAATGCGTTAA
- the infC gene encoding translation initiation factor IF-3, with the protein MKIIAKKDLFINDEIRVREVRLVGLDGEQLGIKPLSEAQAIADDANVDLVLIQPQATPPVAKIMDYGKFKFEYQKKQKEQRKKQSVVTVKEVRLSPVIDKGDFETKLRNGRKFLEKGNKVKVSIRFKGRMITHKEIGAKVLAEFAKKTQDIAIIEQRAKMDGRQMFMQLAPIPDKK; encoded by the coding sequence GTGAAGATCATAGCTAAGAAAGATCTATTCATTAACGATGAAATTCGCGTTCGCGAAGTTCGTCTTGTTGGTCTTGATGGTGAACAATTGGGAATTAAACCATTGTCAGAAGCACAAGCTATTGCAGATGATGCAAATGTTGACTTGGTTCTCATCCAACCACAAGCTACGCCACCTGTTGCGAAGATTATGGACTACGGTAAGTTCAAATTTGAGTATCAAAAGAAACAAAAAGAACAACGTAAGAAACAAAGCGTTGTTACCGTTAAGGAAGTTCGTTTGAGTCCAGTTATTGATAAAGGTGACTTTGAAACTAAACTTCGTAATGGCCGTAAATTCCTTGAAAAAGGAAACAAGGTTAAAGTTTCTATCCGATTTAAAGGTCGTATGATTACTCACAAAGAAATCGGAGCTAAGGTCTTGGCGGAATTTGCTAAAAAAACGCAAGATATTGCGATTATTGAGCAAAGAGCGAAGATGGATGGACGTCAAATGTTCATGCAACTTGCACCAATTCCTGACAAAAAATAA
- a CDS encoding ferredoxin, with protein sequence MKVSLIPEKCIACGLCQTYSPVFDYDDEGIVRFRDSDQLNQIIENTPETLTAVKSCPTKALICEV encoded by the coding sequence ATGAAAGTATCATTAATTCCAGAAAAATGTATCGCTTGTGGTTTGTGCCAAACCTACTCTCCCGTCTTCGATTATGATGACGAAGGTATTGTTAGGTTCAGAGATAGCGACCAACTCAATCAAATTATTGAAAACACCCCTGAGACTTTGACTGCTGTCAAGTCTTGTCCCACTAAAGCCCTTATTTGCGAAGTTTAA